The Phacochoerus africanus isolate WHEZ1 chromosome 3, ROS_Pafr_v1, whole genome shotgun sequence genome window below encodes:
- the SLC4A3 gene encoding anion exchange protein 3 isoform X1, with protein MANGVIPPPGGASPLPQVRVPLEEPPLSPDMEEEDDDLGKTLAVSRFGDLISKPPAWDPEKPSRSYSERDFEFHRHTSHHTHHPLSARLPPPHKLRRLPPTSARQARRKRKKEKTSAPPSEGTPPIQEEGGIGGDEEEEEEEEEEGESEVEPSEPPPSGSPPKAKFSIGSDEDDSPLSGRAAFAKPLPSVVPRSDTSPQHSVSSPSPRARVSRVAGEKSRPWSPSASYDLRERLCPGSALGSLGGPEQQVPTDEAEAQMLGSADLDDMKSHRLEDNPGVRRHLVKKPSRTQGGRGSPGGLAPILRRKKKKKQLDRRPHEVFVELNELMLDRSQEPHWRETARWIKFEEDVEEETERWGKPHVASLSFRSLLELRRTIAHGAALLDLEQTTLPGIAHLVVETMIVSDQIRPEDRASVLRTLLLKHSHPNDDKESGFFPRNASSSSVNSVLGNHHPAPSHGPDGAMPAMADDLGEPAPLWPHDPEAKEKPIHMPGGDGHRGKSLKLLEKIPEDAEATVVLVGCVPFLEQPAAAFVRLNEAVLLESVLEVPVPVRFLFVMLGPSHTSTDYHELGRSIATLMSDKLFHEAAYQADDRQDLLSAISEFLDGSIVIPPSEVEGRDLLRSVAAFQRELLRKRREREQTKVEMTTQGGYTAPGKELSLELGGSEAAPEDDPLLRTGSVFGGLVRDVKRRYPHYPSDLRDALHSQCVAAVLFIYFAALSPAITFGGLLGEKTEGLMGVSELIVSTAVLGVLFSLLGAQPLLVVGFSGPLLVFEEAFFKFCRAQDLEYLTGRVWVGLWLVVFVLALVAAEGSFLVRYISPFTQEIFAFLISLIFIYETFHKLYKVFTEHPLLPFYPPEGTLEAGLDRNGSALPSTEGPPSPRNQPNTALLSLILMLGTFLIAFFLRKFRNSRFLGGKARRIIGDFGIPISILVMVLVDYSITDTYTQKLTVPTGLSVTSPHKRTWFIPPLGSARPFPPWMMVAAAVPALLVLILIFMETQITALIVSQKARRLLKGSGFHLDLLLIGSLGGLCGLFGLPWLTAATVRSVTHVNALTVMRTAIAPGDKPQIQEVREQRVTGVLIASLVGLSIVMGAVLRRIPLAVLFGIFLYMGVTSLSGIQLSQRLLLILMPAKHHPEQPYVTKVKTWRMHLFTCIQLGCIALLWVVKSTAASLAFPFVLLLTVPLRRCLLPRLFQDRELQALDSEDAEPNFDEDGQDEYNELHMPV; from the exons ATGGCCAACGGAGTGATCCCGCCGCCCGGGGGCGCCTCCCCCCTACCCCAG GTCCGGGTGCCCTTGGAGGAGCCCCCTCTGAGTCCAGACATGGAGGAGGAGGATGATGACTTGGGGAAGACCTTGGCCGTGAGCAGGTTTGGGGACCTCATCAGCAAGCCTCCGGCCTGGGACCCTGAGAAGCCCAGCCGCAGCTACAGCGAGCGGGACTTTGAGT TTCACCGGCACACATCCCACCACACCCACCACCCGCTCTCGGCGCGCCTGCCTCCGCCCCACAAGCTGCGGCGActgccccccacctctgcccggcaagccaggaggaaaaggaagaaagagaaaacctccGCGCCCCCCTCCGAGGGGACCCCTCCCATCCAGGAAGAGGGAGGCATCGGcggggatgaggaggaggaagaggaggaggaagaggagggggaatcTGAGGTGGAACCTTCGGAGCCCCCACCCTCAGGGTCCCCACCAAAGGCAAAG TTCTCCATTGGAAGTGACGAGGATGACAGCCCCCTCTCGGGGAGGGCCGCCTTCGCCAAGCCCCTGCCCTCGGTGGTCCCACGCTCCGACACGAGCCCCCAGCACTCAGTCAG CTCCCCTAGTCCCCGGGCCCGAGTCTCCCGAGTCGCTGGAGAGAAGAGCCGGCCGTGGAGCCCATCGGCCAGCTATGACCTGCGGGAGCGGCTGTGCCCAGGCAGtgccctgggcagcctgggtggtCCGGAGCAGCAGGTGCCCACTGATGAGGCAGAGGCCCAGATGCTGGGCTCCGCGGACCTGGATGACATGAAGA GTCACCGGCTGGAGGATAACCCTGGGGTGCGGCGGCATCTGGTAAAGAAGCCGTCTCGGACGCAGGGCGGGAGGGGCAGCCCCGGTGGCCTGGCCCCCATCCTGcgcaggaagaagaagaagaagcagctgGACCGGAGGCCTCATGAG GTGTTTGTGGAGCTGAACGAGCTGATGCTGGACCGCAGCCAGGAGCCCCACTGGCGGGAGACGGCCCGATGGATCAAGTTTGAGGAGGACGTGGAGGAAGAGACGGAGCGCTGGGGGAAGCCCCATGTGGCCTCGCTCTCCTTCCGCAGCCTGCTGGAGCTCCGGAGGACCATTGCCCACG GAGCTGCCCTCCTGGACCTGGAGCAAACCACCCTGCCAGGCATCGCACATCTCGTGGTGGAGACAATGATTGTGTCTGACCAGATCCGGCCGGAGGACAGGGCCAGTGTCCTTCGCACCCTGCTACTGAAACACAG CCATCCCAACGACGACAAGGAAAGTGGCTTCTTTCCCCGAAACGCGTCCAGCTCCAGCGTGAACTCGGTCCTGGGGAATCATCACCCAGCCCCCAGCCATGGCCCTGATGGTGCCATGCCAGCCATGGCCGATGACCTGGGGGAGCCAGCCCCGCTCTGGCCTCATGACCCTGAGGCCAAGGAG AAGCCCATCCACATGCCTGGGGGAGATGGTCACCGGGGGAAAAGCCTGAAGCTGCTGGAGAAGATCCCTGAAGATGCCGAGGCTACTGTTGTGCTCGTGG GCTGTGTGCCTTTCTTGGAGCAGCCAGCGGCAGCCTTTGTGCGCCTGAACGAGGCTGTACTCTTGGAGTCTGTGCTTGAGGTCCCTGTGCCTGTTCGTTTTCTCTTTGTGATGCTGGGGCCCAGCCACACCAGCACTGACTATCATGAGCTTGGGCGTTCCATTGCCACCCTCATGTCTGACAAG CTGTTCCACGAGGCTGCCTACCAGGCGGATGACCGACAGGACCTCCTGAGCGCCATCAGTGAGTTCCTGGACGGCAGCATCGTGATCCCCCCGTCCGAGGTGGAGGGCCGGGACCTGCTGCGCTCGGTGGCTGCCTTCCAGCGCGAGCTGCTCAGGAAGCGGCGGGAGCGCGAGCAGACCAAAGTTGAGATGACCACTCAGGGCGGCTACACGGCCCCTGGAAAAG AGCTGTCACTGGAGTTGGGGGGCTCTGAGGCAGCCCCTGAAGATGACCCCTTGCTGCGGACTGGCTCGGTGTTTGGGGGGCTCGTCCGGGATGTGAAGCGCCGGTACCCCCACTACCCCAGCGACCTGCGGGACGCGCTGCACTCGCAGTGTGTGGCTGCCGTGCTCTTCATCTACTTTGCTGCCCTCAGCCCTGCCATCACCTTCGGGGGGCTGCTAG GGGAGAAGACGGAGGGGCTGATGGGTGTTTCTGAGCTGATCGTGTCCACGGCTGTGCTGGGCGTCCTCTTCTCTCTGCTGGGAGCCCAGCCGCTGCTCGTGGTcggcttctctgggcctctgcttgTCTTTGAAGAAGCCTTCTTCAAG tTCTGCCGAGCCCAGGACCTGGAGTACCTCACGGGCCGGGTGTGGGTTGGCCTCTGGCTGGTGGTCTTCGTCCTTGCCCTTGTGGCCGCGGAAGGCAGCTTCCTGGTCCGCTACATCTCGCCTTTCACCCAGGAGATCTTCGCTTTCCTCATCTCACTCATTTTCATCTATGAGACCTTCCACAAACTCTACAag GTGTTCACGGAGCACCCACTGCTGCCATTCTACCCCCCGGAGGGAACCCTGGAGGCGGGGCTGGACCGGAATGGGAGCGCCCTGCCCTCCACCGAGGGGCCGCCGAGTCCCAGGAACCAGCCCAACACGGCCCTGCTGTCTCTCATCCTCATGCTCGGGACCTTCCTCATTGCCTTCTTCCTCCGCAAGTTCAGGAACAGCCGCTTCCTGGGTGGCAAG GCTCGCCGCATCATTGGGGACTTCGGCATCCCCATCTCCATTCTGGTGATGGTCCTGGTGGATTACTCCATTACAGACACCTACACCCAG AAGCTGACGGTGCCCACGGGGCTCTCAGTGACCTCCCCCCATAAGCGCACGTGGTTCATCCCGCCCCTGGGCAGTGCCCGTCCTTTCCCACCATGGATGATGGTGGCAGCCGCCGTGCCCGCCCTCCTGGTCCTCATCCTGATCTTCATGGAGACACAGATCACTGC gCTCATCGTCAGCCAGAAGGCACGGAGGCTACTCAAAGGCTCCGGCTTCCATTTGGACCTGCTTCTCATCGGCTCTTTGGGTGGGCTCTGTGGGCTCTTTGGGTTGCCCTGGCTCACGGCTGCCACCGTCCGCTCGGTCACCCACGTGAATGCACTGACCGTTATGCGCACTGCCATTGCGCCCGGCGACAAGCCCCAGATCCAGGAGGTGCGGGAGCAGCGGGTCACTGGAGTGCTCATCGCCAGCCTTGTGG gcctgTCCATCGTCATGGGGGCTGTGCTGCGCCGGATCCCACTGGCCGTGCTCTTTGGGATTTTCCTGTACATGGGGGTCACATCGCTGTCTGGTATCCAGCTGTCCCAGCGTCTGTTGCTCATCCTCATGCCGGCAAAACACCATCCTGAACAGCCCTACGTGACCAAG GTGAAGACCTGGCGGATGCACCTGTTCACCTGCATCCAACTGGGCTGCATCGCCCTGCTCTGGGTAGTCAAGTCCACGGCCGCCTCACTCGCCTTTCCCTTCGTGCTGCTGCTCACGGTGCCTCTGAGGCGTTGCCTTCTGCCCCGGCTCTTCCAGGACAGGGAGCTGCAGGCG CTGGACTCCGAAGATGCTGAACCAAACTTTGATGAGGATGGCCAGGACGAGTACAACGAGCTGCACATGCCCGTGTGA
- the SLC4A3 gene encoding anion exchange protein 3 isoform X3, translating to MLGSADLDDMKSHRLEDNPGVRRHLVKKPSRTQGGRGSPGGLAPILRRKKKKKQLDRRPHEVFVELNELMLDRSQEPHWRETARWIKFEEDVEEETERWGKPHVASLSFRSLLELRRTIAHGAALLDLEQTTLPGIAHLVVETMIVSDQIRPEDRASVLRTLLLKHSHPNDDKESGFFPRNASSSSVNSVLGNHHPAPSHGPDGAMPAMADDLGEPAPLWPHDPEAKEKPIHMPGGDGHRGKSLKLLEKIPEDAEATVVLVGCVPFLEQPAAAFVRLNEAVLLESVLEVPVPVRFLFVMLGPSHTSTDYHELGRSIATLMSDKLFHEAAYQADDRQDLLSAISEFLDGSIVIPPSEVEGRDLLRSVAAFQRELLRKRREREQTKVEMTTQGGYTAPGKELSLELGGSEAAPEDDPLLRTGSVFGGLVRDVKRRYPHYPSDLRDALHSQCVAAVLFIYFAALSPAITFGGLLGEKTEGLMGVSELIVSTAVLGVLFSLLGAQPLLVVGFSGPLLVFEEAFFKFCRAQDLEYLTGRVWVGLWLVVFVLALVAAEGSFLVRYISPFTQEIFAFLISLIFIYETFHKLYKVFTEHPLLPFYPPEGTLEAGLDRNGSALPSTEGPPSPRNQPNTALLSLILMLGTFLIAFFLRKFRNSRFLGGKARRIIGDFGIPISILVMVLVDYSITDTYTQKLTVPTGLSVTSPHKRTWFIPPLGSARPFPPWMMVAAAVPALLVLILIFMETQITALIVSQKARRLLKGSGFHLDLLLIGSLGGLCGLFGLPWLTAATVRSVTHVNALTVMRTAIAPGDKPQIQEVREQRVTGVLIASLVGLSIVMGAVLRRIPLAVLFGIFLYMGVTSLSGIQLSQRLLLILMPAKHHPEQPYVTKVKTWRMHLFTCIQLGCIALLWVVKSTAASLAFPFVLLLTVPLRRCLLPRLFQDRELQALDSEDAEPNFDEDGQDEYNELHMPV from the exons ATGCTGGGCTCCGCGGACCTGGATGACATGAAGA GTCACCGGCTGGAGGATAACCCTGGGGTGCGGCGGCATCTGGTAAAGAAGCCGTCTCGGACGCAGGGCGGGAGGGGCAGCCCCGGTGGCCTGGCCCCCATCCTGcgcaggaagaagaagaagaagcagctgGACCGGAGGCCTCATGAG GTGTTTGTGGAGCTGAACGAGCTGATGCTGGACCGCAGCCAGGAGCCCCACTGGCGGGAGACGGCCCGATGGATCAAGTTTGAGGAGGACGTGGAGGAAGAGACGGAGCGCTGGGGGAAGCCCCATGTGGCCTCGCTCTCCTTCCGCAGCCTGCTGGAGCTCCGGAGGACCATTGCCCACG GAGCTGCCCTCCTGGACCTGGAGCAAACCACCCTGCCAGGCATCGCACATCTCGTGGTGGAGACAATGATTGTGTCTGACCAGATCCGGCCGGAGGACAGGGCCAGTGTCCTTCGCACCCTGCTACTGAAACACAG CCATCCCAACGACGACAAGGAAAGTGGCTTCTTTCCCCGAAACGCGTCCAGCTCCAGCGTGAACTCGGTCCTGGGGAATCATCACCCAGCCCCCAGCCATGGCCCTGATGGTGCCATGCCAGCCATGGCCGATGACCTGGGGGAGCCAGCCCCGCTCTGGCCTCATGACCCTGAGGCCAAGGAG AAGCCCATCCACATGCCTGGGGGAGATGGTCACCGGGGGAAAAGCCTGAAGCTGCTGGAGAAGATCCCTGAAGATGCCGAGGCTACTGTTGTGCTCGTGG GCTGTGTGCCTTTCTTGGAGCAGCCAGCGGCAGCCTTTGTGCGCCTGAACGAGGCTGTACTCTTGGAGTCTGTGCTTGAGGTCCCTGTGCCTGTTCGTTTTCTCTTTGTGATGCTGGGGCCCAGCCACACCAGCACTGACTATCATGAGCTTGGGCGTTCCATTGCCACCCTCATGTCTGACAAG CTGTTCCACGAGGCTGCCTACCAGGCGGATGACCGACAGGACCTCCTGAGCGCCATCAGTGAGTTCCTGGACGGCAGCATCGTGATCCCCCCGTCCGAGGTGGAGGGCCGGGACCTGCTGCGCTCGGTGGCTGCCTTCCAGCGCGAGCTGCTCAGGAAGCGGCGGGAGCGCGAGCAGACCAAAGTTGAGATGACCACTCAGGGCGGCTACACGGCCCCTGGAAAAG AGCTGTCACTGGAGTTGGGGGGCTCTGAGGCAGCCCCTGAAGATGACCCCTTGCTGCGGACTGGCTCGGTGTTTGGGGGGCTCGTCCGGGATGTGAAGCGCCGGTACCCCCACTACCCCAGCGACCTGCGGGACGCGCTGCACTCGCAGTGTGTGGCTGCCGTGCTCTTCATCTACTTTGCTGCCCTCAGCCCTGCCATCACCTTCGGGGGGCTGCTAG GGGAGAAGACGGAGGGGCTGATGGGTGTTTCTGAGCTGATCGTGTCCACGGCTGTGCTGGGCGTCCTCTTCTCTCTGCTGGGAGCCCAGCCGCTGCTCGTGGTcggcttctctgggcctctgcttgTCTTTGAAGAAGCCTTCTTCAAG tTCTGCCGAGCCCAGGACCTGGAGTACCTCACGGGCCGGGTGTGGGTTGGCCTCTGGCTGGTGGTCTTCGTCCTTGCCCTTGTGGCCGCGGAAGGCAGCTTCCTGGTCCGCTACATCTCGCCTTTCACCCAGGAGATCTTCGCTTTCCTCATCTCACTCATTTTCATCTATGAGACCTTCCACAAACTCTACAag GTGTTCACGGAGCACCCACTGCTGCCATTCTACCCCCCGGAGGGAACCCTGGAGGCGGGGCTGGACCGGAATGGGAGCGCCCTGCCCTCCACCGAGGGGCCGCCGAGTCCCAGGAACCAGCCCAACACGGCCCTGCTGTCTCTCATCCTCATGCTCGGGACCTTCCTCATTGCCTTCTTCCTCCGCAAGTTCAGGAACAGCCGCTTCCTGGGTGGCAAG GCTCGCCGCATCATTGGGGACTTCGGCATCCCCATCTCCATTCTGGTGATGGTCCTGGTGGATTACTCCATTACAGACACCTACACCCAG AAGCTGACGGTGCCCACGGGGCTCTCAGTGACCTCCCCCCATAAGCGCACGTGGTTCATCCCGCCCCTGGGCAGTGCCCGTCCTTTCCCACCATGGATGATGGTGGCAGCCGCCGTGCCCGCCCTCCTGGTCCTCATCCTGATCTTCATGGAGACACAGATCACTGC gCTCATCGTCAGCCAGAAGGCACGGAGGCTACTCAAAGGCTCCGGCTTCCATTTGGACCTGCTTCTCATCGGCTCTTTGGGTGGGCTCTGTGGGCTCTTTGGGTTGCCCTGGCTCACGGCTGCCACCGTCCGCTCGGTCACCCACGTGAATGCACTGACCGTTATGCGCACTGCCATTGCGCCCGGCGACAAGCCCCAGATCCAGGAGGTGCGGGAGCAGCGGGTCACTGGAGTGCTCATCGCCAGCCTTGTGG gcctgTCCATCGTCATGGGGGCTGTGCTGCGCCGGATCCCACTGGCCGTGCTCTTTGGGATTTTCCTGTACATGGGGGTCACATCGCTGTCTGGTATCCAGCTGTCCCAGCGTCTGTTGCTCATCCTCATGCCGGCAAAACACCATCCTGAACAGCCCTACGTGACCAAG GTGAAGACCTGGCGGATGCACCTGTTCACCTGCATCCAACTGGGCTGCATCGCCCTGCTCTGGGTAGTCAAGTCCACGGCCGCCTCACTCGCCTTTCCCTTCGTGCTGCTGCTCACGGTGCCTCTGAGGCGTTGCCTTCTGCCCCGGCTCTTCCAGGACAGGGAGCTGCAGGCG CTGGACTCCGAAGATGCTGAACCAAACTTTGATGAGGATGGCCAGGACGAGTACAACGAGCTGCACATGCCCGTGTGA
- the SLC4A3 gene encoding anion exchange protein 3 isoform X2: MTSPLEEGTESNGAPSPGPGDTEGQSPGWAPAPSPRDSLVSEDLEMFVLDLEDYDLWESIRGLLSPMAGGPACHRLEDNPGVRRHLVKKPSRTQGGRGSPGGLAPILRRKKKKKQLDRRPHEVFVELNELMLDRSQEPHWRETARWIKFEEDVEEETERWGKPHVASLSFRSLLELRRTIAHGAALLDLEQTTLPGIAHLVVETMIVSDQIRPEDRASVLRTLLLKHSHPNDDKESGFFPRNASSSSVNSVLGNHHPAPSHGPDGAMPAMADDLGEPAPLWPHDPEAKEKPIHMPGGDGHRGKSLKLLEKIPEDAEATVVLVGCVPFLEQPAAAFVRLNEAVLLESVLEVPVPVRFLFVMLGPSHTSTDYHELGRSIATLMSDKLFHEAAYQADDRQDLLSAISEFLDGSIVIPPSEVEGRDLLRSVAAFQRELLRKRREREQTKVEMTTQGGYTAPGKELSLELGGSEAAPEDDPLLRTGSVFGGLVRDVKRRYPHYPSDLRDALHSQCVAAVLFIYFAALSPAITFGGLLGEKTEGLMGVSELIVSTAVLGVLFSLLGAQPLLVVGFSGPLLVFEEAFFKFCRAQDLEYLTGRVWVGLWLVVFVLALVAAEGSFLVRYISPFTQEIFAFLISLIFIYETFHKLYKVFTEHPLLPFYPPEGTLEAGLDRNGSALPSTEGPPSPRNQPNTALLSLILMLGTFLIAFFLRKFRNSRFLGGKARRIIGDFGIPISILVMVLVDYSITDTYTQKLTVPTGLSVTSPHKRTWFIPPLGSARPFPPWMMVAAAVPALLVLILIFMETQITALIVSQKARRLLKGSGFHLDLLLIGSLGGLCGLFGLPWLTAATVRSVTHVNALTVMRTAIAPGDKPQIQEVREQRVTGVLIASLVGLSIVMGAVLRRIPLAVLFGIFLYMGVTSLSGIQLSQRLLLILMPAKHHPEQPYVTKVKTWRMHLFTCIQLGCIALLWVVKSTAASLAFPFVLLLTVPLRRCLLPRLFQDRELQALDSEDAEPNFDEDGQDEYNELHMPV, encoded by the exons ATGACGAGCCCGCTGGAGGAGGGCACAGAGTCCAATGGTGCACCGAGCCCCGGGCCCGGGGACACTGAGGGCCAGAGCCCTGGGTGGGCTCCGGCCCCCAGCCCTCGAGACTCCCTGGTCTCAGAGGACTTAGAGATGTTCGTGCTGGACCTTGAGGACTATGACCTGTGGGAATCCATCAGGGGCCTGCTGAGCCCCATGGCGGGGGGACCGGCTT GTCACCGGCTGGAGGATAACCCTGGGGTGCGGCGGCATCTGGTAAAGAAGCCGTCTCGGACGCAGGGCGGGAGGGGCAGCCCCGGTGGCCTGGCCCCCATCCTGcgcaggaagaagaagaagaagcagctgGACCGGAGGCCTCATGAG GTGTTTGTGGAGCTGAACGAGCTGATGCTGGACCGCAGCCAGGAGCCCCACTGGCGGGAGACGGCCCGATGGATCAAGTTTGAGGAGGACGTGGAGGAAGAGACGGAGCGCTGGGGGAAGCCCCATGTGGCCTCGCTCTCCTTCCGCAGCCTGCTGGAGCTCCGGAGGACCATTGCCCACG GAGCTGCCCTCCTGGACCTGGAGCAAACCACCCTGCCAGGCATCGCACATCTCGTGGTGGAGACAATGATTGTGTCTGACCAGATCCGGCCGGAGGACAGGGCCAGTGTCCTTCGCACCCTGCTACTGAAACACAG CCATCCCAACGACGACAAGGAAAGTGGCTTCTTTCCCCGAAACGCGTCCAGCTCCAGCGTGAACTCGGTCCTGGGGAATCATCACCCAGCCCCCAGCCATGGCCCTGATGGTGCCATGCCAGCCATGGCCGATGACCTGGGGGAGCCAGCCCCGCTCTGGCCTCATGACCCTGAGGCCAAGGAG AAGCCCATCCACATGCCTGGGGGAGATGGTCACCGGGGGAAAAGCCTGAAGCTGCTGGAGAAGATCCCTGAAGATGCCGAGGCTACTGTTGTGCTCGTGG GCTGTGTGCCTTTCTTGGAGCAGCCAGCGGCAGCCTTTGTGCGCCTGAACGAGGCTGTACTCTTGGAGTCTGTGCTTGAGGTCCCTGTGCCTGTTCGTTTTCTCTTTGTGATGCTGGGGCCCAGCCACACCAGCACTGACTATCATGAGCTTGGGCGTTCCATTGCCACCCTCATGTCTGACAAG CTGTTCCACGAGGCTGCCTACCAGGCGGATGACCGACAGGACCTCCTGAGCGCCATCAGTGAGTTCCTGGACGGCAGCATCGTGATCCCCCCGTCCGAGGTGGAGGGCCGGGACCTGCTGCGCTCGGTGGCTGCCTTCCAGCGCGAGCTGCTCAGGAAGCGGCGGGAGCGCGAGCAGACCAAAGTTGAGATGACCACTCAGGGCGGCTACACGGCCCCTGGAAAAG AGCTGTCACTGGAGTTGGGGGGCTCTGAGGCAGCCCCTGAAGATGACCCCTTGCTGCGGACTGGCTCGGTGTTTGGGGGGCTCGTCCGGGATGTGAAGCGCCGGTACCCCCACTACCCCAGCGACCTGCGGGACGCGCTGCACTCGCAGTGTGTGGCTGCCGTGCTCTTCATCTACTTTGCTGCCCTCAGCCCTGCCATCACCTTCGGGGGGCTGCTAG GGGAGAAGACGGAGGGGCTGATGGGTGTTTCTGAGCTGATCGTGTCCACGGCTGTGCTGGGCGTCCTCTTCTCTCTGCTGGGAGCCCAGCCGCTGCTCGTGGTcggcttctctgggcctctgcttgTCTTTGAAGAAGCCTTCTTCAAG tTCTGCCGAGCCCAGGACCTGGAGTACCTCACGGGCCGGGTGTGGGTTGGCCTCTGGCTGGTGGTCTTCGTCCTTGCCCTTGTGGCCGCGGAAGGCAGCTTCCTGGTCCGCTACATCTCGCCTTTCACCCAGGAGATCTTCGCTTTCCTCATCTCACTCATTTTCATCTATGAGACCTTCCACAAACTCTACAag GTGTTCACGGAGCACCCACTGCTGCCATTCTACCCCCCGGAGGGAACCCTGGAGGCGGGGCTGGACCGGAATGGGAGCGCCCTGCCCTCCACCGAGGGGCCGCCGAGTCCCAGGAACCAGCCCAACACGGCCCTGCTGTCTCTCATCCTCATGCTCGGGACCTTCCTCATTGCCTTCTTCCTCCGCAAGTTCAGGAACAGCCGCTTCCTGGGTGGCAAG GCTCGCCGCATCATTGGGGACTTCGGCATCCCCATCTCCATTCTGGTGATGGTCCTGGTGGATTACTCCATTACAGACACCTACACCCAG AAGCTGACGGTGCCCACGGGGCTCTCAGTGACCTCCCCCCATAAGCGCACGTGGTTCATCCCGCCCCTGGGCAGTGCCCGTCCTTTCCCACCATGGATGATGGTGGCAGCCGCCGTGCCCGCCCTCCTGGTCCTCATCCTGATCTTCATGGAGACACAGATCACTGC gCTCATCGTCAGCCAGAAGGCACGGAGGCTACTCAAAGGCTCCGGCTTCCATTTGGACCTGCTTCTCATCGGCTCTTTGGGTGGGCTCTGTGGGCTCTTTGGGTTGCCCTGGCTCACGGCTGCCACCGTCCGCTCGGTCACCCACGTGAATGCACTGACCGTTATGCGCACTGCCATTGCGCCCGGCGACAAGCCCCAGATCCAGGAGGTGCGGGAGCAGCGGGTCACTGGAGTGCTCATCGCCAGCCTTGTGG gcctgTCCATCGTCATGGGGGCTGTGCTGCGCCGGATCCCACTGGCCGTGCTCTTTGGGATTTTCCTGTACATGGGGGTCACATCGCTGTCTGGTATCCAGCTGTCCCAGCGTCTGTTGCTCATCCTCATGCCGGCAAAACACCATCCTGAACAGCCCTACGTGACCAAG GTGAAGACCTGGCGGATGCACCTGTTCACCTGCATCCAACTGGGCTGCATCGCCCTGCTCTGGGTAGTCAAGTCCACGGCCGCCTCACTCGCCTTTCCCTTCGTGCTGCTGCTCACGGTGCCTCTGAGGCGTTGCCTTCTGCCCCGGCTCTTCCAGGACAGGGAGCTGCAGGCG CTGGACTCCGAAGATGCTGAACCAAACTTTGATGAGGATGGCCAGGACGAGTACAACGAGCTGCACATGCCCGTGTGA